The Chitinophagaceae bacterium genome window below encodes:
- a CDS encoding NUDIX hydrolase → MNVHDQLNLLKRIKAIADTGLLYSTNEYDKERYTELQEISFQLLQQISGHPLETLKELFPTANDYPTVKVDIRAFVLSPDQKILLVKETTDGNWSLPGGWADIGFSAKEIAVKECKEETGLDVIPARLLAVFDKKYHANPPEPFYVYKMVIQCEAVSFESNSGFDIADVQYFSIRELPDLSEFRILKSQLELLYRIALTPGNEVYYD, encoded by the coding sequence ATGAACGTACATGATCAACTGAATTTATTGAAACGGATTAAGGCAATTGCTGATACTGGTTTACTGTACAGCACCAATGAATATGATAAAGAACGCTATACAGAACTCCAGGAAATCAGTTTTCAGCTACTGCAGCAAATCAGCGGACATCCACTTGAAACATTAAAGGAACTATTTCCAACAGCTAATGATTATCCTACAGTAAAAGTTGATATTCGTGCATTTGTTCTTTCTCCCGATCAAAAAATATTATTGGTGAAGGAAACAACAGATGGCAACTGGTCATTACCCGGAGGCTGGGCCGATATTGGATTCAGTGCGAAAGAAATTGCGGTAAAAGAATGTAAAGAAGAAACGGGGCTTGATGTGATTCCTGCAAGATTGCTGGCAGTGTTTGATAAGAAATATCATGCTAATCCTCCCGAACCCTTTTATGTGTACAAAATGGTTATTCAATGCGAAGCTGTTTCATTCGAAAGCAACAGCGGTTTTGATATTGCTGATGTTCAGTATTTCAGCATCCGTGAACTTCCCGATCTGTCTGAATTCAGGATTTTAAAAAGCCAGCTTGAATTACTGTACCGAATTGCGTTAACACCCGGCAACGAAGTTTACTATGATTGA
- a CDS encoding VOC family protein produces MARVSTYLNFPRNTEEAFKFYQSVFGGEFARGGIARFRDIPPSDDAPPIAEADKDLVMHIELPIAGGHILMGTDAPESMGFKVNKGNNVHINIEPDSKAETIRLFDALADEGIITMPLQDMFWGAYFGSCIDKFGIQWMFSFKESK; encoded by the coding sequence ATGGCAAGAGTAAGCACCTATCTCAACTTTCCACGCAATACGGAAGAAGCATTCAAATTTTATCAATCAGTATTTGGCGGCGAATTTGCAAGGGGCGGTATTGCACGTTTCCGTGATATCCCGCCATCAGACGATGCTCCACCCATTGCAGAAGCCGATAAAGACCTGGTGATGCATATTGAATTACCCATTGCCGGTGGTCATATACTGATGGGAACAGATGCACCCGAATCAATGGGCTTTAAAGTAAACAAGGGCAACAACGTACACATCAATATTGAACCTGATTCAAAAGCTGAAACAATTAGATTATTTGATGCATTAGCTGATGAAGGAATCATTACTATGCCACTGCAGGATATGTTCTGGGGTGCTTACTTTGGAAGCTGTATTGACAAGTTTGGAATACAATGGATGTTTAGCTTTAAAGAAAGCAAATAA
- a CDS encoding DUF1801 domain-containing protein produces MAKSIKLTDSEQVTEHIKKLEPAFGNVIEAIRQVILKSDKEVGEHIKWNNPSFYYTGEMKPFDPKEYKRDIIVMNLYKGRIMLVFPSGAKIKDTSGLLEGDYTDGRRTMIFTDLKDVKAKEKALQTLIKEWLKTVEK; encoded by the coding sequence ATGGCAAAATCAATCAAACTTACAGACAGTGAACAGGTAACTGAGCATATCAAAAAGCTGGAGCCTGCATTTGGAAATGTCATTGAAGCCATCAGGCAGGTGATTTTAAAAAGCGACAAGGAAGTTGGCGAACACATCAAATGGAATAACCCCAGTTTTTATTATACTGGTGAAATGAAGCCATTTGATCCAAAAGAATATAAGCGGGATATCATTGTGATGAATCTCTATAAGGGAAGGATCATGCTTGTTTTTCCCAGCGGTGCTAAAATAAAAGACACATCAGGATTGCTTGAAGGTGATTACACAGATGGCCGCAGAACGATGATTTTTACAGACCTGAAAGATGTGAAAGCCAAAGAAAAAGCTTTACAGACCCTCATAAAAGAATGGCTGAAAACTGTTGAGAAATAA
- a CDS encoding alpha/beta hydrolase, protein MQKSLTTGNSTLSYSIHGNGEPIVLIHGFGEDSRIWNQQVEYLQNNYRLIVPDLRGSGGSTLNESFLSIESMAEDICLILDEEKISNCIMLGHSMGGYITLAFAENYPSYLKAFGLIHSSAYADSDEKKEARRKSIAFIKEHSAFEFMKTTIPNLFAAGFNQLQKNKVDELVEQSKQFSSEAVIGYYEAMIARPDRTIVLYNTTVPVLFFIGEEDKAVNPGDAIKQSALPAICKVKLVSGIAHMGMLEATDELNKAIAEFINTVQQLAYLSDPVSAQ, encoded by the coding sequence ATGCAAAAAAGCCTTACAACAGGAAACAGCACCCTCTCCTACTCAATACATGGAAATGGTGAACCGATTGTATTGATTCACGGCTTTGGTGAAGACAGCCGCATCTGGAATCAGCAGGTTGAATACTTACAAAATAATTACCGGCTTATTGTTCCTGATCTGCGTGGAAGCGGCGGTTCAACACTGAATGAAAGTTTCCTTAGCATTGAATCAATGGCAGAAGATATCTGTTTGATCCTTGACGAAGAAAAGATCAGCAATTGCATCATGCTTGGTCATTCAATGGGTGGATATATTACACTGGCCTTTGCAGAAAACTATCCTTCTTACTTAAAAGCATTTGGTTTAATTCATTCAAGCGCTTATGCTGACAGTGATGAAAAAAAAGAAGCCCGTCGCAAATCCATTGCATTCATTAAAGAACACAGTGCGTTTGAATTTATGAAAACAACAATTCCAAATCTGTTCGCAGCAGGTTTCAATCAATTGCAAAAAAACAAAGTGGATGAACTGGTGGAACAAAGCAAACAGTTCAGCAGCGAAGCTGTGATTGGATATTATGAAGCAATGATTGCAAGGCCCGACCGCACAATCGTATTATACAATACAACTGTTCCCGTTTTGTTTTTCATTGGTGAAGAAGATAAAGCAGTCAATCCCGGCGATGCAATCAAACAATCTGCACTGCCCGCCATTTGCAAAGTAAAATTGGTAAGCGGCATTGCACATATGGGAATGCTGGAAGCAACAGACGAACTCAATAAAGCCATTGCTGAATTTATCAACACTGTACAGCAGCTTGCCTATCTTTCTGATCCCGTTTCAGCACAATAA